From the Anoplopoma fimbria isolate UVic2021 breed Golden Eagle Sablefish chromosome 14, Afim_UVic_2022, whole genome shotgun sequence genome, one window contains:
- the mzt2b gene encoding mitotic-spindle organizing protein 2 isoform X1 — translation MSQPPQQTLPSAPDSPALVVSGNVQKYAIKKKKVLSAEEAELFELTQAAGITVDQEVFKIIVDLLKMNVAPQAVFQTLKAMCAGQRVAESCSVGESSTVSHTTSITTAPTEAREEDSLVSGKSPKPSAAAPSASGSRATRVNAKIVVYGPQDANSTHSQAVRSKAGASHSEKSREASSQRVQRQPSATRGQKTKSSGSSSSSSQINST, via the exons ATGTCCCAACCACCGCAGCAGACGTTGCCCTCCGCCCCAGACTCCCCCGCGCTGGTGGTCTCCGGTAACGTGCAGAAATATGccatcaagaagaagaaggtccTCAGTGCTGAAGAAGCCGAGCTGTTTGAACTAACCCAGGCTGCTGGCATCACTGTGGACCAGGAGGTCTTTAA gATCATAGTGGACCTGTTGAAGATGAACGTGGCCCCTCAGGCGGTCTTCCAGACTCTGAAGGCGATGTGTGCGGGTCAGAGGGTCGCTGAAAGCTGCAGCGTGGGGGAGTCTTCGACCGTCTCCCACACCACCAGCATCACCACGGCGCCGACGGAGGCCAGAG AAGAGGACTCTTTGGTTTCTGGAAAAAGCCCCAAACCGTCTGCAGCCGCCCCCTCAGCGTCCGGCTCCAGAGCCACCAGGGTCAACGCTAAGATCGTGGTCTACGGCCCCCAAGACGCAAACTCTACTCACTCACAAG cAGTGCGCAGTAAAGCCGGAGCGAGCCACAGCGAGAAGAGCAGGGAGGCCTCCAGTCAGAGGGTGCAGCGGCAGCCCAGCGCCACCAGGGGGCAGAAGACCAAGagctccggcagcagcagctcctcctcacaGATAAACTCCACCTAA
- the mzt2b gene encoding mitotic-spindle organizing protein 2 isoform X3 yields MSQPPQQTLPSAPDSPALVVSGNVQKYAIKKKKVLSAEEAELFELTQAAGITVDQEVFKIIVDLLKMNVAPQAVFQTLKAMCAGQRVAESCSVGESSTVSHTTSITTAPTEAREDSLVSGKSPKPSAAAPSASGSRATRVNAKIVVYGPQDANSTHSQAVRSKAGASHSEKSREASSQRVQRQPSATRGQKTKSSGSSSSSSQINST; encoded by the exons ATGTCCCAACCACCGCAGCAGACGTTGCCCTCCGCCCCAGACTCCCCCGCGCTGGTGGTCTCCGGTAACGTGCAGAAATATGccatcaagaagaagaaggtccTCAGTGCTGAAGAAGCCGAGCTGTTTGAACTAACCCAGGCTGCTGGCATCACTGTGGACCAGGAGGTCTTTAA gATCATAGTGGACCTGTTGAAGATGAACGTGGCCCCTCAGGCGGTCTTCCAGACTCTGAAGGCGATGTGTGCGGGTCAGAGGGTCGCTGAAAGCTGCAGCGTGGGGGAGTCTTCGACCGTCTCCCACACCACCAGCATCACCACGGCGCCGACGGAGGCCAGAG AGGACTCTTTGGTTTCTGGAAAAAGCCCCAAACCGTCTGCAGCCGCCCCCTCAGCGTCCGGCTCCAGAGCCACCAGGGTCAACGCTAAGATCGTGGTCTACGGCCCCCAAGACGCAAACTCTACTCACTCACAAG cAGTGCGCAGTAAAGCCGGAGCGAGCCACAGCGAGAAGAGCAGGGAGGCCTCCAGTCAGAGGGTGCAGCGGCAGCCCAGCGCCACCAGGGGGCAGAAGACCAAGagctccggcagcagcagctcctcctcacaGATAAACTCCACCTAA
- the mzt2b gene encoding mitotic-spindle organizing protein 2 isoform X2, which produces MSQPPQQTLPSAPDSPALVVSGNVQKYAIKKKKVLSAEEAELFELTQAAGITVDQEVFKIIVDLLKMNVAPQAVFQTLKAMCAGQRVAESCSVGESSTVSHTTSITTAPTEAREEDSLVSGKSPKPSAAAPSASGSRATRVNAKIVVYGPQDANSTHSQVRSKAGASHSEKSREASSQRVQRQPSATRGQKTKSSGSSSSSSQINST; this is translated from the exons ATGTCCCAACCACCGCAGCAGACGTTGCCCTCCGCCCCAGACTCCCCCGCGCTGGTGGTCTCCGGTAACGTGCAGAAATATGccatcaagaagaagaaggtccTCAGTGCTGAAGAAGCCGAGCTGTTTGAACTAACCCAGGCTGCTGGCATCACTGTGGACCAGGAGGTCTTTAA gATCATAGTGGACCTGTTGAAGATGAACGTGGCCCCTCAGGCGGTCTTCCAGACTCTGAAGGCGATGTGTGCGGGTCAGAGGGTCGCTGAAAGCTGCAGCGTGGGGGAGTCTTCGACCGTCTCCCACACCACCAGCATCACCACGGCGCCGACGGAGGCCAGAG AAGAGGACTCTTTGGTTTCTGGAAAAAGCCCCAAACCGTCTGCAGCCGCCCCCTCAGCGTCCGGCTCCAGAGCCACCAGGGTCAACGCTAAGATCGTGGTCTACGGCCCCCAAGACGCAAACTCTACTCACTCACAAG TGCGCAGTAAAGCCGGAGCGAGCCACAGCGAGAAGAGCAGGGAGGCCTCCAGTCAGAGGGTGCAGCGGCAGCCCAGCGCCACCAGGGGGCAGAAGACCAAGagctccggcagcagcagctcctcctcacaGATAAACTCCACCTAA
- the mzt2b gene encoding mitotic-spindle organizing protein 2 isoform X5 has protein sequence MSQPPQQTLPSAPDSPALVVSGNVQKYAIKKKKVLSAEEAELFELTQAAGITVDQEVFKIIVDLLKMNVAPQAVFQTLKAMCAGQRVAESCSVGESSTVSHTTSITTAPTEARVRSKAGASHSEKSREASSQRVQRQPSATRGQKTKSSGSSSSSSQINST, from the exons ATGTCCCAACCACCGCAGCAGACGTTGCCCTCCGCCCCAGACTCCCCCGCGCTGGTGGTCTCCGGTAACGTGCAGAAATATGccatcaagaagaagaaggtccTCAGTGCTGAAGAAGCCGAGCTGTTTGAACTAACCCAGGCTGCTGGCATCACTGTGGACCAGGAGGTCTTTAA gATCATAGTGGACCTGTTGAAGATGAACGTGGCCCCTCAGGCGGTCTTCCAGACTCTGAAGGCGATGTGTGCGGGTCAGAGGGTCGCTGAAAGCTGCAGCGTGGGGGAGTCTTCGACCGTCTCCCACACCACCAGCATCACCACGGCGCCGACGGAGGCCAGAG TGCGCAGTAAAGCCGGAGCGAGCCACAGCGAGAAGAGCAGGGAGGCCTCCAGTCAGAGGGTGCAGCGGCAGCCCAGCGCCACCAGGGGGCAGAAGACCAAGagctccggcagcagcagctcctcctcacaGATAAACTCCACCTAA
- the mzt2b gene encoding mitotic-spindle organizing protein 2 isoform X4: protein MSQPPQQTLPSAPDSPALVVSGNVQKYAIKKKKVLSAEEAELFELTQAAGITVDQEVFKIIVDLLKMNVAPQAVFQTLKAMCAGQRVAESCSVGESSTVSHTTSITTAPTEAREDSLVSGKSPKPSAAAPSASGSRATRVNAKIVVYGPQDANSTHSQVRSKAGASHSEKSREASSQRVQRQPSATRGQKTKSSGSSSSSSQINST, encoded by the exons ATGTCCCAACCACCGCAGCAGACGTTGCCCTCCGCCCCAGACTCCCCCGCGCTGGTGGTCTCCGGTAACGTGCAGAAATATGccatcaagaagaagaaggtccTCAGTGCTGAAGAAGCCGAGCTGTTTGAACTAACCCAGGCTGCTGGCATCACTGTGGACCAGGAGGTCTTTAA gATCATAGTGGACCTGTTGAAGATGAACGTGGCCCCTCAGGCGGTCTTCCAGACTCTGAAGGCGATGTGTGCGGGTCAGAGGGTCGCTGAAAGCTGCAGCGTGGGGGAGTCTTCGACCGTCTCCCACACCACCAGCATCACCACGGCGCCGACGGAGGCCAGAG AGGACTCTTTGGTTTCTGGAAAAAGCCCCAAACCGTCTGCAGCCGCCCCCTCAGCGTCCGGCTCCAGAGCCACCAGGGTCAACGCTAAGATCGTGGTCTACGGCCCCCAAGACGCAAACTCTACTCACTCACAAG TGCGCAGTAAAGCCGGAGCGAGCCACAGCGAGAAGAGCAGGGAGGCCTCCAGTCAGAGGGTGCAGCGGCAGCCCAGCGCCACCAGGGGGCAGAAGACCAAGagctccggcagcagcagctcctcctcacaGATAAACTCCACCTAA